The Papaver somniferum cultivar HN1 chromosome 3, ASM357369v1, whole genome shotgun sequence genome includes a region encoding these proteins:
- the LOC113361529 gene encoding uncharacterized protein LOC113361529 has translation MFFYLKLMKLHMIVSSVHPGTLEPAADKAAAADVVAGAAATDPPPTGDAKDVVSQTHEEKQKAIDKWVYDDFGCKNYILNALSDDLYEYYSTFETAKNVWDALQKKYDTEEAGSKKYVVSRYLRYQMVDDRSVVAQAHELQNIYHEIMTEV, from the exons atgttcttttatctcaaactcatgaagctgcatatgattgtgtcgagtgttcatcctggaacattggaacctgctgctgataaggcTGCTGCTGCCGATGTTGTTGCTGGTGCTGCTGCtactgatccacctcctaccggtgatGCCAAAgacgttgtttctcaaactcaTGAGGAGAAACAGAAGGCCATTGACAAATGGGTCTATGATGACTTTggttgcaaaaactacattcttaacgcattatctgatgatttatatgagtattattcaacttttgaaactgctaaaaatgtgtgggatgcattacagaaaaaatatgacaccgaggaagctggATCAAAGAAGTATGTTGTGAGCCGGTatttgagataccaaatggtggatgataggtcagttgttgcacaggctcatgaacttcaaaatatTTACCACGAAATTATGACCGAAG tttga